A single region of the Arthrobacter sp. PAMC25564 genome encodes:
- the lipA gene encoding lipoyl synthase yields MTLAPEGRKLLRVEQRNSAVPVERKPEWIKAKVQMGPEFVQLKNLVKKEGLHTVCEEAGCPNIFECWEDKEATFLIGGSECTRRCDFCQIDTGKPSPVDVFEPTKVARSVQAMALRYATVTGVARDDLADEGVWLYAETVRKIHELNPGTGVELLIPDFSGKPEHIQAICDSQPEVFAHNVETVPRIFKRIRPAFRYDRSLDVITQGRALGMVTKSNLILGMGETREEISAALQDLHDAGCDLITITQYLRPSERHLPVDRWVKPQEFVDLQHEADEIGFLGVMSGPLVRSSYRAGRLWATAMRKKGREIPAHLAHIESSGSTRQEASSLLAAHA; encoded by the coding sequence ATGACATTGGCACCAGAAGGCCGGAAGCTGCTGCGCGTTGAACAGCGTAACTCGGCTGTACCCGTGGAGCGGAAGCCGGAGTGGATCAAGGCCAAGGTCCAGATGGGCCCCGAGTTCGTCCAGCTCAAGAACCTGGTGAAGAAGGAAGGCCTGCACACGGTGTGTGAGGAGGCCGGCTGCCCCAACATCTTCGAATGCTGGGAAGACAAGGAGGCGACGTTCCTGATCGGCGGCTCCGAGTGCACCCGGCGCTGCGACTTCTGCCAGATCGATACCGGCAAGCCCTCTCCGGTGGACGTGTTCGAGCCCACCAAGGTGGCCCGCTCGGTCCAGGCCATGGCGCTGCGCTACGCCACCGTCACGGGCGTGGCGCGCGATGACCTCGCCGACGAGGGCGTCTGGCTCTACGCCGAGACGGTCCGCAAGATCCACGAACTGAACCCGGGCACCGGCGTGGAACTCCTGATTCCGGACTTCTCCGGCAAGCCCGAACACATTCAGGCGATCTGCGACTCCCAACCGGAGGTCTTCGCCCACAACGTCGAGACCGTGCCGCGGATCTTCAAGCGCATCCGCCCCGCGTTCCGCTACGACCGTTCCCTGGACGTCATCACCCAGGGCCGGGCCCTGGGCATGGTCACCAAGTCCAACCTGATCCTGGGCATGGGCGAAACCCGCGAGGAGATCTCCGCGGCCCTGCAGGACCTGCACGACGCCGGCTGCGACCTGATCACCATCACCCAGTACCTGCGCCCCTCCGAGCGGCACCTGCCGGTGGACCGCTGGGTCAAGCCGCAGGAATTCGTGGACCTGCAGCACGAAGCCGACGAGATCGGCTTCCTCGGCGTCATGTCCGGCCCGCTGGTGCGCTCCTCGTACCGCGCCGGCCGGCTCTGGGCCACCGCGATGCGCAAGAAGGGCCGGGAAATCCCCGCCCACCTCGCCCACATCGAGTCCTCCGGCAGCACCCGCCAGGAAGCCAGCTCCCTGCTCGCGGCGCACGCCTGA
- a CDS encoding methylenetetrahydrofolate reductase, with the protein MMFPTRIEIIPSEGIVEQVQAVVPLTTTLTVTCLPHHGIERTMRAAVQLSMLGYRVIPHLAARSLHSRAELTGIMRDCNVAGIGEVFVIGGDRKQPAGPYQSALPLLEDIAQHSGGAMRAGIAGYPEGHPAVGPLDLLDALLAKQHLATHVVTQMCFSAPTVLDYAALLRREGVQLPVWAGVAGSVPRTKLVSLATQIGVGSSLKFLSRKGPLARKLLSGDRYSPHNLVAGLEIQPGSIAGIHLYSFNNLDSVSDEPFPASTPAALQPALIRGAASVI; encoded by the coding sequence ATGATGTTCCCCACCAGAATCGAAATCATCCCTTCAGAGGGAATCGTTGAACAGGTCCAGGCCGTGGTGCCGTTGACCACCACGCTCACGGTGACGTGCCTGCCCCATCACGGCATCGAGCGGACGATGCGCGCCGCGGTGCAGCTCAGCATGCTCGGTTACCGGGTCATCCCGCACCTCGCGGCGCGGAGCCTGCATAGCCGTGCCGAGCTGACCGGCATCATGCGGGACTGCAATGTCGCCGGCATCGGTGAAGTGTTCGTGATCGGCGGCGACCGGAAGCAGCCCGCGGGGCCGTACCAGTCCGCTCTCCCGCTCCTGGAAGACATCGCGCAACACTCCGGCGGCGCGATGCGGGCCGGCATTGCGGGCTACCCGGAGGGCCACCCCGCTGTGGGCCCCCTGGACCTGCTGGACGCGCTGCTGGCCAAGCAGCACCTGGCCACCCACGTCGTGACGCAGATGTGCTTCTCCGCCCCGACGGTCCTGGACTACGCGGCGCTCCTGCGCCGCGAGGGCGTGCAGCTGCCCGTCTGGGCCGGGGTGGCGGGGTCCGTCCCGCGGACCAAGCTGGTCTCCCTGGCCACCCAGATCGGCGTCGGAAGTTCCCTGAAGTTCCTCAGCCGCAAGGGGCCGCTGGCCCGCAAGCTCCTGAGCGGGGACCGCTACTCGCCCCACAACCTGGTGGCCGGGCTCGAAATCCAGCCCGGCAGCATCGCGGGCATCCATCTCTACAGCTTCAACAACCTGGATTCGGTTTCCGATGAACCGTTTCCGGCGTCAACCCCAGCAGCACTCCAGCCCGCATTGATTCGAGGAGCAGCAAGTGTCATCTGA
- the cycA gene encoding D-serine/D-alanine/glycine transporter: MSSETVTAQQAPHLERQLSNRHIQLIAIGGAIGTGLFMGSGKTISAAGPSVIFVYMIIGFMLFFVMRAMGELLLSNLHYKSFSDFAADLLGPWAGFFTGWTYWFCWVITGIADVIAIAGYSQELWPGLPLWIPGLATIAILLLLNLTTVKAFGETEFWFALIKIIAIAALIVVGLFMIFSGFSSDAGPATFTNLWSHGGFFPNEFMGFVAGFQIAVFAFVGIELVGTTAAEAKDPEKNLPKAINSIPIRVLLFYVGALIILMSVTPWTQFQAGHSPFIAMFSLAGLGAAATVVNLVVLTSAMSSANSGIYSTSRMVYGLAQEGDAPALFGGLSRRKVPQNALFLSCVLLLSGVVLMYAGQDIGKAFDMVTTVSAVCFVFVWSIILASYLAFRARRPHLHEASKYKMPGGRPMIWLVFAFFAFVLWALTTQPDTLLALLITPVWFILLGAAWLVLRRRPAHLARYAAFQQDLAGEKTQREG, encoded by the coding sequence GTGTCATCTGAAACTGTTACGGCCCAGCAGGCGCCGCATCTTGAGCGCCAGCTCAGCAACCGGCACATCCAGCTCATCGCCATTGGCGGTGCCATCGGTACGGGGCTCTTTATGGGCTCGGGCAAGACGATCTCCGCCGCCGGCCCCTCCGTCATCTTCGTCTACATGATCATCGGCTTCATGCTGTTCTTCGTTATGCGGGCGATGGGCGAACTGCTGCTGAGCAACCTGCACTACAAATCCTTCAGCGATTTTGCCGCCGACCTCTTGGGCCCCTGGGCCGGGTTCTTCACCGGCTGGACCTACTGGTTCTGCTGGGTGATCACTGGAATCGCCGACGTCATTGCCATCGCCGGCTACTCGCAGGAACTCTGGCCGGGGCTGCCGCTCTGGATTCCGGGCCTGGCGACCATCGCCATCCTACTGCTCCTCAACCTCACCACGGTGAAGGCCTTCGGGGAGACCGAATTCTGGTTCGCCCTCATCAAGATCATCGCCATCGCGGCCCTGATTGTGGTTGGCCTGTTCATGATCTTCAGCGGGTTCAGCTCCGACGCCGGACCGGCCACCTTCACCAACCTGTGGAGCCACGGAGGCTTCTTCCCGAATGAATTCATGGGCTTCGTGGCCGGGTTCCAGATCGCCGTCTTCGCCTTTGTGGGCATTGAACTGGTAGGCACCACGGCCGCGGAGGCCAAGGACCCGGAAAAGAACCTGCCCAAGGCCATCAACTCCATCCCGATCCGCGTACTGCTTTTCTACGTGGGCGCCCTCATCATCCTGATGTCCGTCACCCCGTGGACCCAGTTCCAGGCCGGGCACAGCCCCTTCATAGCCATGTTCTCCCTGGCCGGCCTGGGAGCTGCCGCCACCGTGGTCAACCTGGTGGTGCTGACATCGGCGATGTCCTCGGCCAACTCGGGCATCTACTCCACGTCGCGCATGGTTTACGGCCTGGCCCAGGAGGGCGATGCCCCGGCCCTGTTCGGCGGACTGTCCCGGCGCAAGGTCCCGCAGAACGCGCTGTTCCTGTCCTGCGTCCTGCTGCTCTCCGGCGTTGTGCTGATGTACGCGGGACAGGACATCGGCAAGGCCTTTGACATGGTGACCACGGTATCCGCGGTCTGCTTCGTCTTCGTCTGGTCGATCATCCTGGCCAGCTACCTTGCCTTCCGGGCCCGCCGTCCGCACCTGCACGAGGCGTCCAAGTACAAGATGCCCGGCGGCAGGCCCATGATCTGGCTGGTCTTCGCTTTCTTCGCGTTCGTCCTGTGGGCGCTGACCACGCAGCCGGATACCCTTCTGGCACTCCTGATCACCCCGGTCTGGTTCATCCTGCTCGGTGCCGCCTGGCTCGTCCTGCGCCGGCGCCCGGCCCACCTGGCCCGCTACGCGGCCTTCCAGCAGGACCTTGCCGGCGAGAAGACACAGCGGGAAGGCTGA
- the purU gene encoding formyltetrahydrofolate deformylase, with amino-acid sequence METEHVLTVNCAESPGIVHAVTGYLLDHDCDIIDTKHFGDRPEKQFFMRMHFASGSKAFSTEELRTDFAPLAEKWQMNWQLEPHGRKRRVLVMVSKFGHCLNDLLFRTRTGDLPVDIVAVVSNHRDHEELVKWHGIPFFHLPVTKETKAAQEARLLELVDEFDVELVVLARYMQVLSDELSAKLTGRTINIHHSFLPSFKGAKPYHQAYERGVKTVGATAHYVNAELDEGPIISQKVIEVDHTYTAEDLVAVGRDAECAALSTAVRWHCEGRILLDGNRTVILR; translated from the coding sequence ATGGAAACCGAACACGTTCTCACCGTCAACTGTGCCGAATCCCCGGGGATCGTCCACGCGGTCACCGGGTACCTGCTGGACCACGACTGCGACATCATAGACACCAAGCACTTCGGCGACCGCCCGGAAAAGCAGTTCTTTATGCGGATGCATTTCGCGTCCGGGAGCAAGGCCTTCAGCACGGAGGAGCTGCGCACCGACTTCGCACCCTTGGCCGAGAAATGGCAAATGAACTGGCAGCTGGAGCCGCACGGCCGTAAACGCCGGGTCCTCGTTATGGTGTCCAAGTTCGGGCATTGCCTCAATGATCTGCTGTTCCGGACGCGCACGGGCGACCTTCCAGTGGATATCGTGGCCGTCGTGTCCAACCACCGTGACCATGAGGAGCTCGTCAAGTGGCACGGCATCCCCTTCTTCCACCTTCCGGTCACGAAGGAGACCAAAGCCGCCCAGGAGGCAAGGCTACTGGAGCTCGTGGACGAATTCGACGTCGAACTCGTGGTCCTCGCCCGCTACATGCAGGTCCTCAGCGACGAGCTGTCGGCCAAGCTGACGGGACGGACCATTAACATCCACCATTCCTTCCTGCCAAGCTTCAAGGGTGCCAAGCCCTATCATCAGGCCTACGAACGCGGCGTAAAAACAGTCGGAGCAACCGCCCACTACGTCAACGCCGAGCTCGACGAGGGCCCGATCATTTCGCAAAAGGTCATCGAGGTCGACCACACCTACACCGCTGAGGACCTTGTCGCCGTCGGCCGGGACGCCGAGTGCGCAGCCTTGAGCACGGCCGTGCGCTGGCACTGCGAGGGCCGAATCCTGCTCGATGGAAACCGGACTGTGATCCTGCGCTGA
- a CDS encoding urease subunit gamma produces MIVVAADLARRRQARGLKLNFTEAVALISYELIEGARDGRTVAELMSYGTTLLGRGDVMEGVPEMIHDVQIEATFPEGTKHVTVHDPIR; encoded by the coding sequence ATGATCGTGGTCGCGGCGGACCTTGCCCGTCGACGGCAGGCCCGGGGTCTGAAGCTGAACTTCACCGAGGCCGTGGCGCTCATCAGTTACGAACTGATCGAGGGCGCGCGGGACGGCCGGACTGTGGCGGAGCTGATGAGTTACGGCACCACGCTGCTTGGCCGCGGCGACGTCATGGAGGGCGTTCCGGAGATGATCCACGATGTCCAGATCGAAGCCACCTTCCCGGAGGGCACCAAGCACGTCACCGTCCACGATCCCATCCGCTAG
- a CDS encoding LysR family substrate-binding domain-containing protein, which translates to MSAEDESPQNASPSEPSEPEARELRFAYVAGVTPGKWIRRWEERMPDVPLRSFMSDDGAQLAVLREGTADLSFVRLPVEREGLSVIPLYEEQPVVVGPKGHEISLFEEVALADLSQETFLDVQELGGPQMALQMVASGAGLVILPMSVARHFNVKDTVARKLTGAPVTEIALAWPSETTDEVIEEFIGIVRGRTAASSRQPSAQQEKPKREPKPDRRGPAVKKPKVAQRYAPNPDKGRGKGSRKKGKR; encoded by the coding sequence GTGTCCGCTGAAGATGAATCACCCCAAAACGCCTCCCCGTCCGAGCCGTCCGAGCCCGAAGCGCGGGAGCTGCGGTTCGCGTACGTTGCCGGCGTGACCCCGGGCAAGTGGATCCGGCGCTGGGAAGAGCGGATGCCTGATGTTCCGCTGCGCTCCTTTATGTCCGACGACGGGGCCCAGCTCGCGGTGTTGCGCGAGGGTACCGCGGACCTGAGCTTCGTCCGTCTTCCGGTGGAGCGCGAAGGCCTGAGCGTCATTCCCCTCTACGAGGAGCAGCCCGTGGTGGTCGGGCCCAAGGGCCACGAGATTTCCCTGTTCGAGGAAGTGGCGCTGGCGGACCTGTCGCAGGAGACCTTCCTGGATGTGCAGGAACTGGGCGGCCCCCAGATGGCCCTCCAGATGGTGGCTTCCGGCGCCGGCCTGGTGATCCTGCCGATGTCCGTGGCACGCCATTTCAACGTCAAGGACACCGTGGCGCGCAAGCTCACGGGGGCGCCTGTCACGGAAATCGCGCTGGCATGGCCCAGCGAAACCACGGATGAAGTGATCGAGGAGTTCATCGGGATTGTCCGAGGCCGCACCGCGGCCAGCTCACGCCAGCCCTCCGCCCAGCAGGAGAAGCCCAAGCGGGAACCGAAGCCGGACCGGCGGGGCCCCGCCGTGAAGAAGCCCAAGGTGGCCCAGCGCTATGCGCCCAACCCCGACAAGGGCCGCGGCAAGGGATCCCGGAAGAAGGGCAAGCGCTAA
- a CDS encoding DUF5997 family protein has product MTSENSQSMKPATVAKKLGIYLPATPQEFQDSLITRADFAELQANPPEWLAELRRNGPHPRPVVAQKLNVSISGLARGGVEEALTTAEITALLQAPPAWLVAERSTHAAVRAEAQRVKDEAVKKDAKKARTAAE; this is encoded by the coding sequence ATGACCTCTGAAAACTCCCAGTCCATGAAGCCGGCGACCGTTGCCAAGAAGCTTGGCATCTACCTGCCCGCAACACCCCAGGAGTTTCAGGATTCGCTCATTACCCGCGCCGATTTCGCCGAGCTCCAGGCCAACCCGCCGGAGTGGCTCGCGGAACTCCGCCGCAACGGCCCGCACCCGCGCCCCGTGGTGGCGCAGAAGCTGAACGTCTCCATTAGCGGCCTTGCCCGCGGCGGCGTCGAAGAGGCCCTTACGACGGCGGAAATCACCGCGCTGCTGCAGGCTCCGCCCGCGTGGCTGGTGGCCGAGCGCTCCACCCACGCCGCCGTCCGCGCCGAAGCCCAGCGGGTCAAGGACGAGGCCGTGAAGAAGGACGCTAAGAAGGCACGCACCGCGGCCGAGTAG
- a CDS encoding NADPH-dependent FMN reductase, with amino-acid sequence MPTHKIGYFVGSLSSVSINRKLSKALIRLAPAGLEFTEIPIRDLPLYSPDFDAAYPPEGQALKTAVEGSDGILFISPEYNRSIPGALKNAIDWGSRPWGTNSFARKPTGIIGTSPGGIGTAVMQSSFRSVLSFLDAPQLNAPEAYIRFDPAIYGDDGEVSDPGTETFLRHFMEEFGAFVERVLAANAPGHIGDEHPDERKLDR; translated from the coding sequence ATGCCTACGCACAAAATTGGTTACTTTGTCGGTAGCCTGTCCAGCGTATCGATCAACCGGAAGCTCTCCAAGGCCTTGATCAGGCTCGCCCCGGCAGGGCTGGAGTTCACGGAAATCCCGATCCGGGACCTCCCGCTGTACAGCCCGGACTTCGACGCCGCCTACCCGCCCGAGGGGCAGGCCCTCAAAACGGCCGTCGAAGGATCGGACGGGATCCTGTTCATCTCCCCGGAATACAACCGCTCCATCCCCGGGGCCCTGAAGAACGCCATCGACTGGGGATCCCGGCCCTGGGGCACGAATTCCTTCGCCCGCAAGCCCACCGGAATCATCGGCACCTCCCCCGGCGGCATCGGCACGGCCGTCATGCAGTCCTCGTTCCGTAGCGTCCTGAGCTTCCTGGACGCTCCCCAGCTCAACGCGCCGGAAGCGTACATCCGGTTCGACCCCGCGATCTACGGGGACGACGGCGAGGTCAGCGACCCCGGCACCGAGACCTTCCTCCGGCACTTTATGGAGGAGTTCGGCGCGTTCGTCGAGCGGGTCCTCGCCGCCAACGCCCCCGGGCACATCGGCGACGAGCACCCGGACGAGCGCAAGCTGGACCGGTAG
- a CDS encoding VOC family protein yields MRLKMCSIHVKDPAAAHEFYTGTLGFETLLALPEHNLYIVKDPGGGKSAGLLLEPSDNPIGANYMNACHDAGMPAIVLGVLDVRAEYDRLAAKGVVFQGEPTEGPAGTSVVLDDGCGNFVQLHQD; encoded by the coding sequence ATGCGATTGAAAATGTGCAGCATCCACGTCAAGGATCCCGCCGCGGCCCACGAGTTCTACACCGGTACCCTCGGGTTCGAAACCCTGCTGGCCCTGCCGGAACACAACCTCTACATTGTGAAGGATCCGGGCGGCGGGAAATCCGCAGGCCTATTGTTGGAGCCCAGCGACAACCCGATCGGCGCCAACTACATGAACGCATGCCACGACGCCGGGATGCCGGCGATCGTCCTCGGTGTGCTTGATGTCCGGGCCGAATACGACCGGCTCGCGGCGAAGGGCGTCGTGTTCCAGGGCGAACCGACTGAGGGTCCCGCCGGAACCTCGGTGGTGCTCGATGACGGCTGTGGCAACTTCGTCCAGCTGCACCAGGACTGA
- a CDS encoding NADPH-dependent F420 reductase: MTDITIIGSGNMARAIGTRAVAAGREVQILDRTPENAAKLATELGGNTTSGSLGDIPDGDIVVLALYFGPAKEVATHYGDTLSDKTVIEISNPINMETFDSLVVEPGTSAAEEIAALLPGARVVKAFNTTFAGPLAAGTTGGMPLDVFIASDSEKARNEVAAFASAAGLRPLQVGGLRHARELEGFQLLIMALQANPAYENFNWGTGLKVID; the protein is encoded by the coding sequence ATGACAGACATCACCATCATCGGCAGCGGAAACATGGCTCGGGCGATCGGCACGCGTGCCGTGGCGGCCGGCCGCGAGGTCCAGATCCTGGACCGGACCCCTGAAAATGCCGCCAAGCTCGCGACGGAGCTCGGCGGCAACACCACGTCCGGGAGCCTCGGCGACATCCCCGACGGCGACATCGTGGTGTTGGCCCTCTACTTTGGTCCGGCTAAGGAAGTCGCTACGCATTACGGGGATACCCTGAGCGACAAGACCGTGATCGAAATCAGCAACCCGATCAACATGGAAACCTTCGACTCCCTCGTCGTCGAACCCGGCACGTCCGCCGCCGAAGAGATCGCCGCCTTGCTTCCCGGCGCACGCGTGGTGAAGGCCTTCAACACGACTTTTGCAGGTCCCCTCGCCGCGGGCACCACCGGCGGGATGCCGTTGGATGTCTTCATCGCCTCCGACTCCGAAAAGGCCCGCAACGAGGTGGCGGCCTTCGCCAGCGCGGCCGGGCTCCGTCCGCTCCAGGTCGGCGGACTGCGCCATGCCCGGGAACTGGAGGGATTCCAGCTCCTGATCATGGCGCTGCAGGCCAACCCCGCGTACGAGAACTTCAACTGGGGCACCGGACTGAAGGTCATCGACTGA
- a CDS encoding APC family permease: MSTEHATSETLPKEHKGLSDKGLKAGSVGLIGAVVIGVSCIAPAYTLTAALGPTVSEVGVHLPAIFLVGFVPMLLVALGYRELNNAMPDAGTSFTWASRAFGPWIGWMGGWGLIAATIIVLSNLAAVAVDFFYLMLAQLFGNPDLAGLSKILPLNIATTLVFIALACWISYRGMETTKGVQYVLVAFQLLVLGWFAVAAFSHVANGTAFDATAITPDWFNPFAVDSFSSFAAGVSLSIFIYWGWDVTLTMNEETKNPEKTPGRAATVTVLVIVIIYMTVALATLSFAGIGDTGLGAGNPENQGSIFAVLAGPVMGPFAILMSLAILSSSAASLQSTFVSPARTLLAMGHYKALPHKFSRISPTHKSPSYATIAAAVAAAAFYVITRTTSENALWDTITALGMMICFYYGITALACVWFFRAQAFSGAQAFFFKFLAPLLGGVILLVMFFKTAYDSMDPDYGSGSSIGGLGLVFILGMGVILLGVVLMLVMYKLRPEFFKGQVLARGI; encoded by the coding sequence ATGAGCACCGAACACGCGACGTCCGAGACGTTACCCAAGGAACACAAAGGCCTGAGCGACAAGGGGCTGAAGGCAGGATCGGTGGGACTGATCGGCGCCGTCGTCATCGGCGTGTCCTGCATCGCGCCCGCTTACACGCTCACTGCGGCCCTGGGCCCCACCGTGTCCGAAGTGGGGGTGCACCTGCCGGCGATCTTCCTCGTGGGCTTTGTCCCGATGCTGCTCGTGGCGCTCGGCTACCGCGAACTCAACAACGCCATGCCCGACGCCGGCACCTCCTTCACCTGGGCCTCCCGGGCGTTCGGGCCGTGGATCGGCTGGATGGGAGGCTGGGGCCTGATCGCGGCGACCATCATCGTGCTCTCCAATCTGGCGGCCGTGGCGGTCGACTTCTTCTACCTCATGCTGGCCCAGCTGTTCGGGAACCCGGACCTGGCCGGGCTGAGCAAGATTCTGCCGCTTAACATCGCCACGACGCTGGTGTTCATTGCGCTGGCCTGCTGGATCTCCTACCGCGGCATGGAAACCACCAAGGGTGTGCAGTACGTGCTGGTCGCGTTCCAGCTGCTGGTCCTGGGCTGGTTCGCGGTGGCCGCCTTCAGCCACGTCGCCAACGGCACTGCGTTCGACGCCACCGCCATCACGCCGGACTGGTTCAACCCGTTTGCCGTCGATTCCTTCTCTTCCTTCGCCGCCGGCGTATCGCTGTCGATCTTTATCTACTGGGGCTGGGACGTCACGCTGACCATGAACGAGGAGACGAAGAACCCGGAGAAGACACCGGGCCGTGCCGCCACCGTCACCGTGCTGGTGATCGTCATCATCTACATGACCGTCGCGCTGGCTACCCTGTCCTTCGCCGGCATCGGCGACACCGGACTGGGCGCCGGAAACCCGGAGAACCAGGGCAGCATCTTCGCCGTCCTCGCCGGACCCGTGATGGGCCCGTTCGCCATCCTGATGTCCCTGGCCATCCTGAGCAGCTCCGCCGCCTCGCTGCAGTCCACCTTCGTCTCCCCGGCCCGGACGCTGCTGGCCATGGGCCACTACAAAGCGCTGCCGCACAAGTTCAGCAGGATCAGCCCCACCCACAAGTCCCCGAGCTACGCCACGATTGCTGCGGCCGTGGCCGCCGCAGCCTTCTACGTCATCACGCGGACCACATCCGAGAACGCCCTGTGGGACACCATCACGGCCCTGGGCATGATGATCTGCTTCTACTACGGCATTACCGCACTGGCCTGCGTCTGGTTCTTCCGTGCCCAGGCTTTCAGCGGCGCCCAGGCGTTCTTCTTCAAGTTCCTGGCACCCCTGCTCGGCGGCGTCATCCTGCTGGTGATGTTCTTCAAGACCGCCTACGACTCCATGGATCCGGATTACGGCTCCGGATCATCGATCGGCGGCCTGGGACTCGTCTTCATCCTGGGCATGGGCGTGATCCTGCTCGGCGTGGTGCTCATGCTGGTCATGTACAAGCTCCGGCCCGAGTTCTTCAAGGGTCAGGTCCTGGCCCGGGGGATTTGA
- a CDS encoding universal stress protein translates to MRYVVGYSANARGHDAVNLAISLARGRGASLDLVLVVPEVSQFGAAHAPKAGFENLLNEQAREWLDEALALVPADVPAEAHVRSGDSEAHALIDATEELHAEMLIIGAASSGLFKRFTVGSVASALLHAASVPVALAPHGYHRQEALTRLSCGLGTRAGAEKLLDVAVEMAAQRKVPLRVVSLLALDGGDSPVAAEAAREYAAKHVAAAAGSPSGARPAIQADVVVAQGRSIEEAVDRLDWEDGEVLLIGSSRLARNRSIFLGSTASRILRALPVPMIVVPGDYESKHEPDGSTHSTTNDPSGEAHQ, encoded by the coding sequence ATGCGATACGTAGTGGGGTATTCAGCCAACGCCAGGGGTCATGATGCCGTCAATCTGGCCATCTCGCTCGCCCGGGGCCGGGGCGCCAGCCTGGATCTTGTGCTGGTGGTTCCCGAGGTTTCGCAGTTCGGGGCCGCCCATGCGCCCAAGGCCGGATTCGAGAACCTGCTCAACGAGCAGGCCCGCGAATGGCTCGACGAAGCGCTGGCCCTGGTTCCCGCCGACGTCCCGGCGGAAGCACATGTCCGCAGCGGTGATTCCGAGGCGCACGCGCTGATCGACGCGACCGAGGAACTGCACGCGGAAATGCTCATCATCGGGGCGGCCAGCAGCGGACTGTTCAAAAGGTTCACGGTCGGTTCGGTGGCCAGCGCCCTGCTCCACGCAGCGTCTGTTCCGGTGGCTCTCGCGCCCCATGGATACCACCGCCAGGAGGCTTTGACCCGGCTCAGCTGCGGACTCGGCACGCGTGCGGGCGCCGAGAAGCTGCTGGACGTCGCGGTCGAGATGGCCGCCCAGCGGAAAGTGCCGCTGCGGGTGGTGTCGCTCCTGGCGCTCGACGGCGGCGACTCGCCGGTCGCGGCCGAAGCCGCGCGCGAGTACGCAGCGAAACACGTGGCTGCGGCGGCGGGCAGCCCGTCGGGAGCCCGGCCTGCCATCCAGGCCGACGTCGTGGTGGCCCAGGGCCGGAGCATCGAGGAAGCCGTGGACCGCCTCGACTGGGAGGACGGCGAAGTCCTGCTGATCGGATCCAGCCGGCTGGCCCGGAACCGCTCCATCTTCCTGGGGAGCACAGCCAGCCGGATCCTGCGGGCGCTGCCGGTGCCGATGATCGTGGTCCCCGGCGATTACGAAAGCAAACATGAGCCGGACGGCTCGACCCATTCAACGACGAATGACCCCTCCGGAGAGGCACACCAATGA